The following nucleotide sequence is from Betaproteobacteria bacterium.
AGCATTAGCCGTGCTGGGCGTGAAGAACGACCGCATCGAGACGATCAGCTTTGGCGAAGACAAGCCCAAGGGCACTGGCCATAATGAAGCCGCATGGGCGGAAAATCGCCGTGTCGATTTTGTGGTGAAGAGCGGTAAATAGGCTGGCGCCAAATCCATGATTGCGGGAAGCGCCCGGCCAACCTGGCAGGCGCGCCCCGCATGATGCGGCCAAACAAGCCAGGGCTCGGGGCTGACGCAAACGCTAAGCGGTTCGTGTCCGGTTGCTTCGCACCAGGAAAATGACGCCTGCCACGACCATCGGCAAGCTCAGCCATTGCCCCATCGAAAAGCCCAGCGCCAGGATGCCCAGAAAGCTGTCCGGCTCGCGCGCAAATTCGGCCAGAAAACGAAAGCTGCCGTATCCAATCAGGAACACGGCCGACACCGCGCCCACCGGTCGCGGCTTCTTTGAGTAGATCCACAAAATCACGAACAGCAGCATTCCTTCCATCGCGAACTGATACAACTGTGAAGGATGGCGTGCCAATGGCGTGGCATCGACCTGCGGAAACCACATGGCCCACGGCCACGTCGCGGCGTCGGTCACCCGCCCCGGCAATTCGCCATTGATGAAATTACCCATCCGGCCCGCGGCGAGTCCCGTCGGCACCAGTGGCGCAATGAAATCTGTCACCTGCCAGAAAGAACGATTGGTTTTGCGCCCAAACCACCACATCGCCACCAGCACCCCAAGGAAGCCGCCATGAAACGACATGCCGCCCTGCCAGATATAGAGAATTTCGATCGGGTGCGCGATGAAATGCGCCGGCATGTAGAAAATCACGTAACCCAGTCTTCCGCCCAGCACAACACCGAGCATGCCGAAGAACAGCAAATCGTCGAGGGCTTCCCGGGTGAAACCGGTGTCCGGGCGGCGTTTCATGTGCAATCTTCCCAACACGATGAACAGTACGAATGCGACGACGTACATCAACCCATACCAGCGAATGGCAACGGGGCCGAGTGAGAGCGCGATGGGGTCGAATTGGGGATGCGTCAGCATGGGGGTCCAAACAAGTCAGCGAATGCGATTATCGCATCGCTATCGCCGCTTACCCGCGATGGCCCAATCGCGCAGCCTCCAAAACCGTCGTCCCAGCCTCCGCTGGGATGACGGTGAATTGCAAACAGCAGACCAAACTCCAGCATCCTCGCGCCTCACGGGCAATAAATGCCTGTCAAGCCGCGCCAGTGCTAGCGTTTCACTATTTAGCACTTCTATTTACCTCAATATCTGTCGCCTCGGACTAAATCCGGGGCAACAGGCTGCTTAGTCCGCCTTGATCTGCGACTTCTTCACTACATCGCTCCAGCGCGCGGCTTCCACCTTGATGAATTCCGCAAACTCCTTTGGCGTAGTCGTCGCCGGTGCGGCTGCTTCTGCCGACAGGCGCTCGGCGACGGCAGGTGTCTTGCCCGCTGCAGCGGCCGCTTGCGCCAGTTTCTGCACGATGGCATCCGGCGTGCCGGCTGGTGCGAGCAATCCATACCACTGTGAGGTTTCAAATCCTGTGTAGCCCGATTCCGCAACCGTCGGCACATCCGCCAGCGCAGGCGAACGTTTTGCCGTGCCGACGGCGATGGGACGCAATGTACCTGCTTTTACGTGCGCCATCAGCGGCGGGGCGCCGGTGAAGGTGGCATCAAGCCTGCCGGCAAGCAGGTCGGTCATCATCGGGCCGGTGCCTTTGTACGGCACGTGGGTCGCGGTAAAGCCGGCTGTCAGCGCCAGATACGCCATCGCCAGATGCCCGGAGCTGCCATTGCCCGCCGAGCCGTAATTCAGTTCGCCCGGATTTTTCTTCGCGTATTCCACCAGCTCTTTGAGATTCTTTGCTTTCATTTTTTCCGAATTCACCACCAGCATGCTCGGCACTTTTGCCAGCAGCGTGATCGGCACGAAATCCTTGACCGGGTCATAGGGCAGTTTGGCAAACATGGCCGGATTCACGGCCAGCGTGCCGACGTGGCCGAGGATGATGGTGTAGCCATCGGGCGCGCTGTTTTTCACTTCGGTCATGGCGATATTGCCGGCGCCGCCGGGCTTGCTTTCAACCACGACGGTCTGGCCGAGCGTCTTCTGCATTTCGGCCGCAAAGGAGCGCGACACAATATCCGAACTTCCGCCCGGCGCGAATGGCACCAGCAGGCGGATCGGTTTACTGGGGTAGGTATCGGCGTGCGCCGCACCGCACAAGGCGAGCGCCGTAGCGATGGCGGCAATGATTCGAAGTTTCATGTTGGCTCCTGTAGAAGTGAAAGTGAAAGTGAAATTGAGAATTCTCTATGCGTTGCGCGGCGCGCCCATTCTCGTGACGCCCCAAAAAAACACTGTCGTCCCGGATTCAGTCCGGGCCCCAAGTTTGTTGCACACCCCGATGCAAAGAACTGAATCGAGACACCACATGTGTTCCGCGCCCAACGAACAATTGCCGAATAAATTCCGACAGACGTGATCGTTGCGTGCTCTGCGATTCATGCATACAACCTCCCCGGCGCTCCAACCAGAATCGATTGCTGTACTGCTTCATCCGGAAACGCGCGCGCCACCGGCGCAAGCAATTCGCCATACGCCGTTGCGTTGCCGCGCGGCTTTTCCATGAACCACGTGTGCGGCCAATCGGATCCCCACAATACGTGTCCGGCGAACCATTCGCCAATGTGCGGCAGCAATGTGTCGCACGCGGCAAACGGCGCCTGCATCTCCATGCGATACAGCCCGGAAATCTTGATCCAGGCACCCGCGTCTGCCAAGGCCTGCAGGTCCGCGCGCTCGGCTGCCGTGAGTGCGATATCCGCCCGCATGCCGGCCAGGTGATCGAACACGACCTTGATGGCCCACGCCTCATGCCTCTCGCGCACCCACGCATAGGCCGCGGGCCGCAGGAACAGATGCAGGTGCCAGCCCAGTGGACGAATACGTTCCACGGTCCGGTCGATCAGCGCAGGATCGTTGCCGACCGGGGAGACCAGATTGAACCGCGCGCCGCGCACCCCGGCCGCGTGCATGTCTTCCAGTTGCCGGTCCGTCACCCCGGGATCAAGAACAGCCACGCCACGATGCACGCCACCGGACTGATGGAGTGTGTCGAGCATCACCGAATTATCAAAGCCATACACGCTCGGTTGCACCAGCACGACGCGGT
It contains:
- a CDS encoding prolipoprotein diacylglyceryl transferase gives rise to the protein MLTHPQFDPIALSLGPVAIRWYGLMYVVAFVLFIVLGRLHMKRRPDTGFTREALDDLLFFGMLGVVLGGRLGYVIFYMPAHFIAHPIEILYIWQGGMSFHGGFLGVLVAMWWFGRKTNRSFWQVTDFIAPLVPTGLAAGRMGNFINGELPGRVTDAATWPWAMWFPQVDATPLARHPSQLYQFAMEGMLLFVILWIYSKKPRPVGAVSAVFLIGYGSFRFLAEFAREPDSFLGILALGFSMGQWLSLPMVVAGVIFLVRSNRTRTA
- a CDS encoding tripartite tricarboxylate transporter substrate binding protein; the encoded protein is MKLRIIAAIATALALCGAAHADTYPSKPIRLLVPFAPGGSSDIVSRSFAAEMQKTLGQTVVVESKPGGAGNIAMTEVKNSAPDGYTIILGHVGTLAVNPAMFAKLPYDPVKDFVPITLLAKVPSMLVVNSEKMKAKNLKELVEYAKKNPGELNYGSAGNGSSGHLAMAYLALTAGFTATHVPYKGTGPMMTDLLAGRLDATFTGAPPLMAHVKAGTLRPIAVGTAKRSPALADVPTVAESGYTGFETSQWYGLLAPAGTPDAIVQKLAQAAAAAGKTPAVAERLSAEAAAPATTTPKEFAEFIKVEAARWSDVVKKSQIKAD
- a CDS encoding amidohydrolase family protein, which encodes MNVNPQLHRPHRWDTHAHVFAGPVLPGSHYTPADHTLAMWRATAEPHGIDRVVLVQPSVYGFDNSVMLDTLHQSGGVHRGVAVLDPGVTDRQLEDMHAAGVRGARFNLVSPVGNDPALIDRTVERIRPLGWHLHLFLRPAAYAWVRERHEAWAIKVVFDHLAGMRADIALTAAERADLQALADAGAWIKISGLYRMEMQAPFAACDTLLPHIGEWFAGHVLWGSDWPHTWFMEKPRGNATAYGELLAPVARAFPDEAVQQSILVGAPGRLYA